The DNA window CCATGCGTTAAAACATATTCATTTAACGATTTACGAAAATGAAGTGACAGCGATTATCGGACCGTCGGGATGCGGAAAATCCACTTATATTAAGACGTTGAACCGAATGGTCGAACTCGTGCCGAATGTCCGCATTGCCGGCCAGCTGGCCTACCGCGGGCGCAACATTTTTGATCCGTCCTATCCGGTTGAGCAGCTGCGCACACAAGTCGGGATGGTATTCCAAAAGCCGAACCCGTTTCCGAAATCGATTTACGACAATATTGCTTACGGTCCTCGCATTCATGGCATCCGCAACAAAAAAGTGCTGGACGAAATTGTCGAAAAAAGTTTGCGCGGGGCGGCGCTTTGGGATGAGGTGAAAGACCGGCTTCGCGATCATGCTTACGGCTTATCCGGAGGGCAGCAGCAGCGCTTGTGCATTGCCCGCTGTTTGGCCATCGAACCGGACGTCATCTTA is part of the Geobacillus sp. 46C-IIa genome and encodes:
- the pstB gene encoding phosphate ABC transporter ATP-binding protein PstB, producing MMATKTKEATSTLAAKSSAAPVAEDGAAKGVVYETNDLNLWYGEHHALKHIHLTIYENEVTAIIGPSGCGKSTYIKTLNRMVELVPNVRIAGQLAYRGRNIFDPSYPVEQLRTQVGMVFQKPNPFPKSIYDNIAYGPRIHGIRNKKVLDEIVEKSLRGAALWDEVKDRLRDHAYGLSGGQQQRLCIARCLAIEPDVILMDEPTSALDPISTLKIEELIQELKKQYSIIIVTHNMQQAARISDKTAFFLNGEVIEYAETNKLFSNPADRRTEDYITGRFG